In Arachis hypogaea cultivar Tifrunner chromosome 2, arahy.Tifrunner.gnm2.J5K5, whole genome shotgun sequence, a genomic segment contains:
- the LOC140176467 gene encoding uncharacterized protein has translation MIAGGFSGGGLTKSSRKRYLKEVYYVGEETPDLPTISFTKEDTKEIVPGHDDLVVIIMILANANLHRTLVDQRSSADILFKPTFDKLGLEEKELKSYPDTFFGLGDTSIRPLGFSSLYTTFGKGLKSKTLNIDNIVVDIASSYNALIGRTTLNRLGAIVSTPHLCMKFLTHEEIATIKADSKLARKCYNESLNL, from the coding sequence ATGATAGCAGGAGGTTTTTCTGGTGGAGGATTGACCAAGTCATCTCGAAAGAGATACTTGAAAGAGGTCTACTATGTGGGAGAAGAGACTCCCGATCTCCCTACCATCTCTTTTACAAAAGAGGACACAAAGGAAATTGTACCAGGACATGATGATCTCGTGGTAATTATCATGATACTTGCTAATGCAAATTTACACAGAACTTTGGTGGACCAAAGAAGCTCAGCCGACATATTATTTAAGCCTACATTCGACAAGTTAGggttggaagaaaaagaattgaagTCCTATCCGGATACCTTTTTTGGGTTGGGAGATACGTCGATTAGGCCACTAGGGTTCAGTTCCCTATATACTACCTTTGGAAAGGGATTGAAGTCAAAAACCCTAAATATTGACAATATTGTTGTCGATATCGCTTCATCCTACAATGCGCTAATTGGCAGGACAACATTAAATCGGCTGGGAGCTATTGTTTCTACCCctcacctctgcatgaaattcctaACACATGAAGAAATTGCTACCATCAAGGCAGATTCAAAACTGGCTAGAAAATGTTATAATGAAAGCTTGAACCTGTGA